Genomic window (Capricornis sumatraensis isolate serow.1 chromosome 1, serow.2, whole genome shotgun sequence):
CCAAGTAAGGCagtattttcaaggaaaaaaaaccaaaacacatttAAGTAGGGCAAGGGGTAGACATAGAGGAGAAACAGTGAGAGGCAATGTCAGAGGCAGCTGTCCACCACAGGGATGGGAACACCGGGGCACGGGGTAAAGATGCAGTAGGCGGAAATCAAGGGGCAGATAAGGAGTGCTGTGCGCCGGCTTAAAAACCACGTAAGGGCGAGGCGAAACTGGGGGCTGAACAGCACAGGCACTGGGGGGCAGGGATATGAACACTGAGGTGAGACAGGAGAGGGAGACGAGTGTGTCCAGGGGCTACACATCAGTACTAGAAAAGGAGTCAACATTGGAAAGACCAGGTGCACCAGGCACCTGGCACAAGACCAGCCCCAGAGAGAACCAGTCATAACCCAGATGCTTAACTGGGCACACACCAACAGTCTGGAGGCACCAccatcttcccaggtggtgctaatggtaaagaacccgcctgccagtgcaggagacgtaagagagctgggttctgtccttgggtcgggaagaccccctggaggaggaaatggcaacccactccagtgttcttgcctggagaagcccatggacagaagaccctagtgggctacagtctatagggtcgcaaagagtcagacatgactgaagcaacttagcacatagggACTTGGTCACTCACTCTTGATTTTTAGACACAGACGTCCCTTGGTACCACTGAAGGACTGGTTCCAGGAGCTGTGACGGATATCAAGCTCTAAGGATGCTCAAGTGGCATAGTCGACCATTCCTGTCCACGTCTCCACATGCATGGACTCAACCAACCATGGACAGTAAGTGGATAGTGGTTCACTTACATGGAGATTTATCGAAAAAAATCCACACATAAGTGGATCTGTGcaattcaaacccatgttgttcaacgGTCAACTGTATTTGGGATTTATCACTAAGCTCTATTCAGTGAGTTTTCTCCTTTACATGTATATTTTGATAACGCTACAAAAGAAATTTCTGTCAATAAAAACTTATACTTTGTGCTTGGAGTATGTTGTTACCCTCAGAAGTGTAAAGGTCTTACATATATTCCCTTACCTCAGGTATTTTTACACAGTTGTTTGGTTTCCAGAATAGCTCCAGCAAATCTGCTGAGCAAAGGGACTGGTAATGGTTCCTAGACCAACTTTGCTTTGCAGTTGTACCAACGAACCAGCAcagattccttagaaaacaagGCATGTGATCAAAAACAGTAATTATCAGTTTTGAGGCTCCAGCTCTCTTAATGCAATGATACTCTTTTCCCTTTTAATAAAAGGTTCAAATACgtttacatttttttattttaaaaataaaattgattcatAAAGTGCAAGGAGAAATTATTTCTGTCCAGTTCTCCATATCCACCTTCAATGAGCTGttggaaacataaaagaaaaataaaaattagaaatacataATGGAtaacttcaaattatttttactgtttaaaaCATGACCAACAAGATCTGGTGTTACAGATAATAAAACTGAGACCCTGGAAGTCTGCAGAGCTCTAATGAAAAAGCCAAGACTAGATTCAAAGCTCCTGACTTACAAGCCACTGTTCTTTCCACTTTCCCAGCCTGCCAAAAAGCTAAGAATTTAGACTGCAGATGACAAAGCATGAACGCAAAGATGTACTATGGTGCtatcaaagatatttttaaatataaactgaTCAGGGAGAGAAGAGTGGTAGGAACACCTCCACGGTCcgtcttttttctattctttcgAGTGTTTTCCATTTAGAAGCTTAATATTGTCAAGGTGCAATGACTTTGCACGTGGTTAAGGCAGTCCCATTAAACACGCGCAGGGAACTGATCTATGGCACCAAAGTGTGCGTTACCACGGAAAACAgaactttctcttctttctggggCCCTTGAAACCCCCTTGCCGCAAGATATTGGTCTATCCCCAAAATCGCCCCTTAAAGCGCTGCTATAAATACTGCTCACCAACTCCAAGACAAGCCTGGCACTGCGCGCGCAGGGCGTGAGACGGGCCTAGCTATGGCCGAGGCCCCGCACGGGACAGGGTAGATGCCCTCGAGGTGGTCGCGCGGGAGTCGGCGGGGACCAACAGGGCGGGGATCTCAGGCCAGATCCAGCTTCTTCTGCGTCGCCGCTAGCTTGTCTTGCagcctcttcttcctccagtCTAGGTAGCGCCGCCGCAGCCGGTTTGCCTGCCAGCCCACGAGCACTCCGGAGGCGAAAGCCACCAGTACAGACAACTGCAGCGTCCTCTCGGACACGTCCGCCATTGCGAACCCGGGGCGTGAAGCGCGGCTACGGCGGGGCGGCGGGGTCAAAAGACCCAGCGCGTGCCGGGCGGGGCACATCCTGCGGCGCGGCTCTTGAATCTCGTGGGTGTGTagagaatacgcctgcaatgcaagagacccgagttcgatcccgaGGTCGgcaagatcccgtggagaaggaaatggcaacccagtgcagtattcttgtctgggaaatcccatggacagaggagcctgtccatggagtcgcaagagtcagacagagaagagcgactaaaccaccaccacctgttGAAGACTTGCTTGGCTCTCCTACATCCCATGTTTCCCTCCTCAGAGCACTTACTGCGCATGTTGTTTGGCGTTCATCAGATATTTCCTTGCATTATTACCTAACTTCAGTGGTGCCTCTTTCTAACCCCATGGGCAGTTCAACCCCTTTATATTTTCTCGAAGCAGTAGAATGTGAACCAAGGATGTGACTttaaattttctggaaaaaaaaatgaattttctggtaacttattaaaaatgcaaacagatGAAATTGTTAATAATGCATTTTACTTAGTTTACATAGAAGAAGTTATTATGaggttttttaattctttttttaaattgaaagtcTATGAAATCTGGTGTAGATGTTATAATTAACTGAACATCTCAATTTGAACAGTAAATTTTTAGTGCAGATATATGATCATTTTCTAGAATTTGTAAAAGTTAGTTGAAAAGTTAGATTCATATACACACATCGTTCCAAATACGTGTAAAAATTTCTCCAATGACTGAGTTGAATAttggtttttatatttaaattcattaaattgttttcatagatttattttatttggttgcaGCAGGTCTTGGTTGCAGAACACAAGATCTTTTCAGGTGTGGCATGGTAGCTTTTGGCctttcctggtagcttagctggtaaagaatctgcctgcaatgcaggagaccctgctggagaaggaataggctactgcccactccagtactctggcctggagaatagtccatggggttgcaaagagtcagacacgactgagtgactttcactttcacttgtgagCTTTTAGGTGTGGCATTTGAGCTCTTAattgcagcctgtggggtctagttccctgaccggctATCAAACTTGGGTTCCTTGCCCTGGGAGTTTGGAATCTtagccctggaccaccagggaagaccctaaactgtttttaaaaattcaaacattgGTTCTTCAGTCACGCTAATCACATAGGcggctttgttgttcagtcgctggttgtgtctgactctcctggaccccatggactgcagcacacctgtatccactgtttcccagagtttgctcaaactcatgcccattgagtcagtgatgttatctagccatctcgtcttctgccgtccccttctcctcctgccctcagtctttcccagcatcagggtcttttccaatgagtcagctcttcacatcaggtggccaaagtattggaactgcagctccagcatcagtccttccaatggatattcagggttgatttcctttctgattgactgctttgatttccttgcagtgcaagggtctgagaaaaccataattcaaacagACATATGCTCATTGTTTATTGCGCTCACTAGGCAGGGTGCTACGGGAGAACGTTTCCAGGTGCAGTCTTCCTGCTTGATATACTTTCCCCTAGATACCTTC
Coding sequences:
- the MTLN gene encoding mitoregulin; the protein is MADVSERTLQLSVLVAFASGVLVGWQANRLRRRYLDWRKKRLQDKLAATQKKLDLA